The nucleotide window AGAAATATTGAGAAATAACATTAGCTCTATTAACCCTAAATGATCTAAGTACTAAACACATTGCAGTAAGTAAACGTTAAATTAACATGAAATGAGTAGAAAAAATCAACAGCCTTAATCTCCAAAAGCTATGATTTCGGTATTGGGAATGTACGCAATTCTTTGAGCGAACTTTTATTCTTAAGCGGCGAATGTTTTCATTTGATCATTAAACTGCTATAAAGATCGATAATTCAAGCACAGTTACCAAGTAAAGCGCGGCGAACAGTTGCTTTAGCGAGAGACGTTTATCGAGATAATCTGAAACTCTATGGGGTGGCATAAGCTTGCCCAAGCGATTTGAAAGCGATCAACGCTttaatttttccatttttttaggGGCGGTGGTGGGGGTACAATTGTTGGAAGCCAGAACAGTTTGGCACAGTGCAAATAAATTGCTCCTTATTCATGAGTACATATGCGCATGAGTGAACGATACACTAACTTAAGCATCGTATCGATTAGAAAAAAGGTATCGCTTCATATCGTCATTTGCCACAGGCGTGGTTCCAAGGCCGTTTGCGATCATCGGCAGCCTCGCTTTCTCTATTGACGTTTTGATACAAGCAATGCAACTAAATTCCAGTTCTGTGTGACGAACAGCATTTGTGCTACAAACGGTTGCTTTTCGCTGGCTTAGCTAAGAAGGCAAGAACCAAACCATCGCGACACGACGATTATCAATCCATAAAACAAGCATCTGTTCATTTGTTCAAAAgactttgattgaaaaatgattgtcATTCAAGACGTTATGGTAAGGGATTCGAAAAATAgtagatttttttaaatttcatcttCGATCGCAAAGTTAATTTGTTTTATGAAGATATCTTGGGCTCTGGGATTTTAATTAAATTTCCTTATCGAAAGCATTTCAAGATTTGTTCTCAGTGAAGACGCAAATTTACTCTGTTGACTTCTTTGAGACCCTATGGAAGTCCAGCTCAGGATTCAAACGAATATAATTTTTCTCACGATAAAACTATAAGCCGTGATCTGATTCAAATCATCCATTCATCACGGTTATGAAGGTGAACGAGcccttttttttgcaaaaatcatAATCTCTCGATAGAGCTTGTGGTGGACTCCATGGAAATATGAAGTGTCCGGTATGAACGCGCGGTGACGTTTGCGCAGACCGATTGATTGAAAGTAAACTTCCTCGTCATTTTAGGACTCTGTTACGGTTGATATTTGAAAACATTTATCTTGTTTTGATTATGCAAAAGTAGCAGCTTCGCCAAGAAAAAAAGCATCTTAAATATTTGCGCAAAAGCTGCAGCTTTTAAGAAAAGTCTCATGTGTTTCAATCTCTTCTATTTTTAactccttaactgccgaatgagcgctctgggcacttatggattttactctgtctaacaccagacgactttgctcgtcaatggggagccccttggcggggaaagggttaaagagattATTTGATCTATCGTCCGATACGTGCCTTTTTCGGGTAGAAAGTTCTTGAATCATGAGTCGATTCTTTCACGAGGTGGTTGAGTACACGGATTGAAACGTATCCCTCGAGTCATATATGAAACTGAAACTCATTCAAAAGTGTGGGCCGAGACTTTTGAACCAAAAATATGTTCTCAAACACTGGTAATGTGAGATCAGATGGTCCTCTTCCCGTGATAAGCTGTACTGCGCAAAGGAAACACATATACCTCACGTGAGGAAAAAGGTATTTCAACTGCATGGTCTCACGGGTGTAATAAACTTTCCGGCATTCAGGTGTAGGTATCGCTTAGGTGTGAAGAGGATTTATTTCTCACGACGCAGACAGAGCTGAGGAGCACAAAAAAACTCTTAAACAAACCTGTTCAAAATCAACAATTACTAAAGCGATGAATAGAGATTTCCCAACACATTTCGGAAACGGAGGTCATGCCCTCGGACGCAAAAATTCTTTCGCCTGGAAACTGAAAGCCGTGTCCAACGCCAAGTTGGAATTTTAATTGCGACTGTTGAATCTTACCCAATCAAAGCTGGAGAAATTTGTTTTAGAAGTAATAATTGACCGGCACAGATGATCTTTAAAAGCAATCTTAACTTCGCTTTCCGTGTATCAGCTAATCAAATCAAAATGACTAGCGCAATGTTTTCTGCATTTCAGCTCACGTTGTTCATTCCAGCATTTTTTGCCTCACAGCTCATTAGTCCAGCAGGTCAGTAGTCGCTGCATCTTGAAGTTTTCTAATCTTGTGATGTTTCATTGTCATCTCggcaaaatttgcaaaaaagaaaaaaataatcccGCCTGCTCCTAGCTACAATAGGAGTTGAATGACTTTCAGTCTGATAACTATACCTACAAGTTCGGACGCTCGATCAGCACACGCAATTTTAATTGAGAATGACAATTCTATAACTATACTGTTTCATTCCACGAGTCGGTTAATATCGCCTCCGAACTGAACGAGATTTACGACGACCTGTCATTATTATTCTCTTTTTGTGTTGCTGCAGTTGTTGTTTGTGGTGtccatcttcttcttcttcttcttcttcttcttcttcttctttctcttcttctccttcttcttcttcttcttcttctcgttcgtctttctgttttgttgcttttgttgcttttctttgtgtcttcctcttcttcttcttcttcttcttctcctcctccATCCTCTTCTtccctttcttcttctttctcttcctcttaatccttttcttcttctttttattcTACTCACATTGTATTTATCATCGCTCTTTTCGTTTGATTTAGGAGCTTTTCCTCTCCCGTTGGAAGAACCCACTCTGATTTACGCAAACGAAGCTGACGAAGGAAGTGCAATTATTACTGCCGGTAGTGGACAAGGGGTGGAGAGTGGCAGCGGCCGTGAAGAAAATGTTATCACCATTGGTGAGGGAAGTGGTGCTGCGGAAACCGGAAGCGGAGGCATGTCAGGGCTAAGCAGCGGACAAGGAAGTGTAGCGGAACAGGAAACCATAGACAGAGGTGGAGTAGCTAACGGAATTGAAACAGGGAGCGGAAGTGGACAGAAAAGCGGAAGTGGCGAAGAAAGTACCAACCTGGAAGGAACCGCAAGTGGGAATAGTTTAGACGGCCAACCAGGAGAAGAACCTACTCTGGGCATCATTTCCAGCGAAGAAAGTGGTGATCTTGTCGGAaaaggccaagaaaatggcaCTGAAGGTCCGTCTGGAGAAGGTGGAAATGGAGTGTCAGGGGAGAGTGGTAATATTGAAAGTGGTTCTGGTGTCATTGATCTTGGCAATGGTGTGTGGCTGGGTGGAGGTGTCTCTCGCATTGCGACTTCAACGCCCGAGAAACCGACAGATGAGGGCGAATTAGCCACCTCGAATATCTTCCAGTTATTACAGGCATTGCAAGAAGCTTATCCTTataagacaaataaataaataaataaatcataattAAATCATTTCTTACTCTATTAGACATTCACTTTTAAATGTGCATGAATAAAAAATGAAGCTATGTTAATTAGCTAAGGTTCTGATAAAAATATTACTTGTGTAACGGCATAACTACATTTCACAACTGTGAATTTGCATATATTGCAAGACGCATTAATTCAACGCTTGCCTCGGGAATATTATTACTTTCCTCTCGACTGGGAGTAACGTCTGAATTTAGTGATCCAGAAGATTTTTGACCAAATATGGAATCCTTCATCGCCTCtttcatacatgtccaatactgtgacataatgagattcatggtaattcacaatagacatcacaaagtgtcaaaaagtgtcccgttcttcatgctACACAAAACTGTCATTATTTTGTTAACGATAAGGGTTAGgcgacactttgtgatgtctgaCACAAAGTATCACGAATcgcattatgtcacagtattggacaacccttcTCTGAGGTGCACTGTGTTGGTTTGGGTGCGCAACCCCTTTTTCCGGTTGTCGGCTTTTTTTACCGAAATACAGTAGTTTCTTTTGCAGTCCCTTGCGTGTATCATAACCGAGAAGAAACTGGGCCGACTTGGAATCTCGCGCGCAGAAATTTAAATATGGCGGATTTCGATTACTGGTTCGAGTAAAACTTTAGATTTCCATCTTTTCCATCCAACATCGTCCCCATTGTGAATTGGTTCAGCATGTGGTAAAATTTTAATTCTGGAGCAAAGAATTTGCTTCTATTCGTGCTACTTCTCGTGCgatctcaataattattattataacaacaTGGGTGAACCTTCGTCAGAGGGGCGGAAAAGTCGCCATATGCACAAGGTATGTTCGTTGAAAATAGTTCTTTGCTAGGTGTTTAAAAATACGCAATTTAAACTACAGGGCCATTTCGTTTCGACTCATTTGAACATAAGTACCGTACGTGGATGTAGTTACACTCTTAACGGCAGCAATTCTTCTGTTACAACATGAGCAAGGGCTGAGTTagaaataatttatcattattcACAGGACTTGTgtcctttcaaaactttcttttGCTCAGAAATCTTACAAATTGGACCggacataatttattgactgagGTTATTGATTGAAGAAGATAACGCAAGATGTGTTGGTGACATGTtaggtcattttcaaaatttggtcagACAATGTCCGGTGatcaactgacatttccagcaCTGAGGGTATAAATTTTGAACGTCTCTTTTGGTAAAGAGTTTTGAAACCTTTCATTCTTGAACAGTCATCCCTTGAAGAACGAGGCACATGACATTAGACAATTTTCATGTGCAAGttagtggacgggtattctgtaatctagccCTTTTAAACTCCTATAAAGTACTCTTGAACTCTATGCGAGGTAATGGGAATTTGCAAAGCATCCACAGAAACCCACGTAAGCCAAGTTTATCATAGCATGGAGCAACTGCGAGTATTTCTGCTGCCAGCAGGGGTTACTTGCTACAGTATTTTTTTAGTATCGCCATTCATACACCTGGGTGAGGAGGGACAATGTAGTGTGGCGTTTCTTGTCTCAGGAAAAGAGTCTTCACCCCTGACCTTGAAATCTGAAGCCTGATGACCCAGCGATGATTATGCCATTGTACTTCATACAATTGTGTTATACTTTGGTGAAATACAAGTACTCTTACTATTATTACAAACCTCATCCAATTGGAATAACTTACAATATAGCTTCTTATGCCCTCTTTCTTTGACAAGCTAATTGCTATTTGGAGTTTGAATTCTTGAATACATTCAGGAGCTTCTGCCTTTGGCAATTCCTACTTGGAGGCCACTCCCATGGTTGACAACTTATGGtcacccagccatgagccccccaTGCTGGGGACTCATGACTGGGGAGGGTCAGTAGCAGGCATTGGTCACAGTGATAAAATCAGTGAGAACGGTATGGAGGGAGGGAGGCTTATGACAAAACCAAAGCACAATAATGCCATTGTTGAAATTGATTCCTCAAACTGCTGAAAGTGTTCCACATATTACAAACCCTAAAGACACATAGGATCCTGGTACATGGTACATAATGTGACTGCTGACCCAAACAATCATTCCTCATTTGCTAAttctgttaaattacatttgttGTACCTGCATTTTAACACTTTAAATGCTGTGTCTTGCATTTTTATAAGTTTCATTCATAATGATCTTTAAACCAGAGGAGTTTCAAACCTTGTCAAATTATCCAAACCATGTTTGGAGAGTGAAGTTAAACTGACTTTCTCTGAATTTGTCCTACTTTTTGTTTCAGCCAACTTGTATAGATGATTTTGATGTTATAAAGCCAATCAGCCGAGGAGCCTTTGGGTGAGTcaacaataatagttatttagCAAAACAAGCCACTGGCAatagttatttttgttttgaagcctTTTAGAATGTGAAGTATAGCTCAAAGTAAAAGCGTAACTCTCCTCATATCATTTTTTGGTGTTCGTCGATTTCATGTAACACCAGCTATCATCAGTGTAAacttacaaaaattaatgtttgcaaTTACAGATAcaagtttgttattattttagaAACACTTGTTTATAATGTCAGGGTGATTGTTTCAATTAGGTTATTACtacttttcttttacttttgttGGAAGCTACTGTATTTCTCAACTTTGAGGGTTAAAGTCAAAAAAGAATCATGACCTTTAGTGTTTGAATTTCTTGCCACAATAAGTGGTGCTGAAATTTGTCAAAATGTGAGCCCAGAAGGGAATCTCAAGATGCTTGGTGAAAGCTGCATGTATCTACTTGCTATTATGTCTAGACTTACTCCATAGAgggcttttcatttttttcactaTGCAATTactaaaaatttaatattgattATGTTGTTGCTACAATTTTTCTTTACACTTGACAcattctatttttcttttcaaggcaAGTTTTCTTAGCTCGGAGGAGAGACAAAGATCAGCAATTTTATGCTGTCAAAGTTGTGAAAAAGAATGATGTGGTAAACAAAAACATGATTGAGCAAGGTATCTGTGACTGGCTAataatttgtttcaaattattcCTTTTCATCTCTGTCACTGATTTTAAATTATCTGTGCAACAAAAACATGATTGAGCAAGGTATCTGTGACTGGCTAataatttgtttcaaattattcCTTTTCATCTCTGTCATTGATTTTAAATTATCTGTGCAATTACTTGGTATTGCCTTTTCCTACAGTTATTGCAGAGCGGGATGCACTCGCAATCTCAAAAAGTCCATTCATTGTCAACCTGTTTTACTCTTTTCAATCAAAGGACAAAATTTTTCTGGTAGGTACCTCTCTGTATGAAACCATTGTTTAAACAATTTTGGCCATTATTCAAGACCAGAGTTTGGTCTGAAGCCAGAAGCCCATCATAGTAAACTGTTAATAAGCTGAGCTGGTATATCAAGGGATGCAGCAAAGACTAGATTTGATCATAGCTTGAGCCCTTCATCTCTCCATATTCCTAGCTGGTATCCCTCAGACTTGTCCAGAATTTTAATTAAAAGGGGAAGTGATTgataaaaagaataaaagagAGGGATACAAGACAGCATGATGCTTCTGTTTTGCTGAGATGGTTTTGTGTTTGGTTGTTCCAGGTTCAAGCTCTTCAGCAACCACTGACAGGAGTTCAATGCCaacatgatttaaaaaaaaaaaacttgaaactgGCTGCTTCTTGCCTAAAACATTCTAAGCATGCCATTGTTATGCGTTATGTTAAGTTTTTCATTGAGATTATCAATTGTTACAATAATTAGAACTGACTGTATCTAACTTCACGTTGTGCACATTGTTTTGTGCCATTTTCTCTACAAACATACATTGctcatttcatttgtttctgaGGCAGGTAATGGAGTACTTGATTGGCGGTGACTGCAAATCCTTGTTGCACAATCTGGGATATTTTGATGAGGATATGACAAGAATTTACATTGCACAGGTAAAGCTCTTCTATTGGCACGTGTGCTTTTTGTTGCAGCCGCTCAATCAAAGCAATTTTTGCTGCACTCAAGAATTACATGTTTGATCCAGGTGAAAAGTTTGTGTGATTTCACtgagataatattattatgtttgCCATGGTGTTGTCATGAAGTTGGAACTTTCTTAATACTTGCTGCATATAAAGTGTAAGCACACTAAGATTTCATGGAGTTTCTACAACAAAATTTTGATAACTGTGTAAATGAGCCATTAGAAAACTGTGATAATTTTCTGAAATCAGATGGTAAGTTACTTTGTGTTTATTGATGACAGGTTGTCTTAGCTTTGGAGTATCTTCATAACCATGGGATTATTCACAGGTATATGGTTGTATGAACAAGAACTTTTATTgtctttcagttttttttgtctgtttgtttaaATTTCATATATAATGTGCTGTTATTCGTTCCTTTCTATATCCATTTATAACGAACTTTGAGATCTTGTGAAAGAAAAGATGTTTGTTGACCTAACCACCGTCTTTTTCAACAGATCAACCtaactgctttttttttatcttggaaaacaagacacaaaatttaatttcttttgccTATTGTtatcaataacaaaattaatatataatgTACAGAGACATCAAGCCAGACAATTTACTTATTTCTGATGAGGGGAAGATCAAATTGACCGATTTTGGATTGTCAAGACTAACCATGGAGAGAAGTGAGttgtaattaataattataatgataattgTGTTTTGGATTTGTCGTAGTTTTACATAATATTTGGTATTATGGAAGGGATTGTGGATTGTTTGAATGTAAGAAGTTCCACATAAAAATTACAAAGACATTTTTGgtgtaaaataatttttttgtctaCTGATGCCAATCAAGGGGgctaataattgcaggggtgcctggagaaaagccttaagtgacttctgataaattaccagattctccttccaaatttctttgtattcagttgtgaatgactaggagaatttgacattccatcaaaagtcacttaaggccttattccacacaccccttcattttgattttattgtaaataactTTACGTGTCTAGTGTGAAAGTATTAAACTATTAAGGCAAACTTGTTTAACAATAATATTCTTAttcataataatattgataattattgctgctgttttttagagcctaGTTTTATTGATGTCATGAGCACTCCTTCTGTATTAAATAAATCTGAGAAGGCTGGATCAAGTTTCTTTAGAACTCCTGGCCAAGTGATGTCGCTGACATCCAATTTCACTTTTGTAAGTACTATACCAGTATCTCAttgcagtgttctccttatcaggcgctAACCGGTAAAATTATTTTACCAGTAAAATTATTTTACCGCTTCAAGCgacagttctaagaacttcttaccacctgcaacctgttgaaggttcactaaaactatataagttgttttaaaaaaatgccgGTCAgaaattgtcccttacctgctgagctaaaacttagggagaacactgcattGTCAGTAATGTGTTGGTGTCAGCTTATGCTGAGGGATGGAGTATTGCTCCTTGTACACCTGTATATGCAGTACGCCATTGCTGTGTATGTTGCAGCTTAATTTTAGGTATTCTTTTATAAAAACAGGTTTTTATAAAAGTTATAGTTATTTTTATATGATTCTGGCAAggatttgatttgaaatttttagATTTTAAGATAGGGTTATGGATACTACCAGCATGTATGTTTTGATTTGGTGTAAATGAAGGTTTGGTTGAAACCATAAAGGGTGAAAGGTAAGTTTCTTCTTTCCTGGTGAATTGGGTTCATAATAATGGTACAAGATAGAGATAAGGGAACAGATAGAAAAAAGATGGAAAAGTAGCGAGTAATTTCGGGAAATACATGTATAAGAGAGTGGACAAAATACGTGCGTCGTGCGAGAGTCAGGGGACACGTGATACGTGGTGAGCACCTAAAACTGACAAAAGTTAGTCGCTTTTGTGACTGTATCGGTCACAGTTTCGAGCTCAGTCAGAAGATATGCGAATTATCTTGACTGCAACGGCTTGATTATTcttagactgcgagtagtctctgACTTTGGAGAAAAATAAGAGAGTGCGCCAAATACACAAGTCGCGTGAAACTCGAGTTGCGCGGTACACGCGAGGAGCACCGAAATTCGCCGCTCACTTATTATTCGCCTAGATTCGAGACTACTCACAGTCTACGTTTTCCAAGTTCTGGGAAGGAGATAGTACTATCGTTGTAACTGTTTCGCTTGAATTATGCGCGAGTTTGACGTTCTTCCTTTTTGCTCCGCAGTCCTTGTCAGCAGCGAAGCCAATAAACAGATCACGACTGAATAACAGCTGTCTAGGATTACAGCAACACGTGAACACAACACCCATATCACGTGATTCTCAAACACTTTCTTGTGCAACTCCGGGTGGAACTCCCAAAGGTCAGTCGAAACACGTGACTTGCTACTTACTGGTCAGTGCTGCCTTCGTTTGTACGTTATCGATTACGATCTTAATTACGTACGGTATTCAGATCAGAACTCGAGACCCGCCCTGTGCAGGGCTGGATTTTCTTCTGAAGATCCTGATTTACTTTTCTTTCTCTAGGTAGATACCCTTaccgtcttttttctttcttttcgccATTTAATTTCGTTTACTACAATCACTCTTTCTACGTACACCGCCGAAAGTGCTAAATTATAAGAAGTGAGTCTCTTCTTCTCTTTCCCCGAAGCGGGAAAGAGAAATTGTAGCTGTCCCGTTCCAGGGGAAATTAAGAGAGAGTCAATGGGAAGGAGGTTGGTGTCAGTTCCCGTCACGTTTTACTTTGTTGCCTCAAACGTTTTCTCTTGTGTTTAGGTCTGGGCACAAAGAAACGAACCCAGTTCTGCTCCAAAGTAAGCCAGCGGACATTTAATGTCAGCGACCCTCCGGAGACCCCCCTAGTATCAACGCAGAAAAACGTCAGAAACCGATCACCCGAAGAGGAGAATGCGCTGCCCGAGTGTAAGAGAGCGCGGCATTCAGGCCTCACCTCGGAGATTGATGCTTTATCTCTCAAGCTACTCAGTACGGATGCCGGAGCCCCGAGGGAACCTCTGCGGGAAATATCTACCTGCACACCTCAGAGGCCGGTTGAAAAGCGAACCATCGCGTTGTCGTTTCCTTCACAATCTAATGCTCCGGTGGCGAGTTCACCTTTCAGCCCTGATAAGAGTCCCATGGAATATGAGAGTCCGGTTTTGAACCAAGAGAAACCGACCAGCCCCGATAGGGAATTTCTCACACCCCCTAACCCCAGTGATTGCCCCTCGCTGACTCTTAGATTTGACAGCCCGCGCGCCAGAACCGGTACGATTATGGAGTACTTAAAAGGAAAGGAACAATCCATCCCCGCGAACAGGGGGAGCGGTTGTAAACCGGAGGGAGCCGTGAGCAACGCGCCGTCCTTGACACGGCGGTTGATGAACCAGGAGATCCCGTTCACTTCGGGTTATGTTAGCGAAACAATCAGTGAGGATGAAAGCGATATTGAAAGAGAATCACCCGCGGGTGTAGTGAAAAGCGGAACCCGGGTGTTTAACAGTCCTGTCCTGAAGAATGGAAAACTTGATACAAGCGGAAGTTCAGGGTTTAACGAGACTAGTCCTCACAATTTAATTGGCGCACACGTAGCGCCTGTGTTTAGCCGAGGGGTTTCAGAAATTATTTCCACACCCATCAAACCCATAGTACCAGACGAGGTTATGAAGACGGCAAGTGAAAACAGAGGTAGATTGAGCTTTTCCGAGCGGCGTGAAAGTGGCGTTGCTCTCCTACCCCCATCCCCGAAAGTAGGTGCAACGACTGGGTCACGTGACAGATGC belongs to Acropora muricata isolate sample 2 chromosome 9, ASM3666990v1, whole genome shotgun sequence and includes:
- the LOC136927505 gene encoding serine/threonine-protein kinase greatwall-like isoform X2, coding for MIEQVIAERDALAISKSPFIVNLFYSFQSKDKIFLVMEYLIGGDCKSLLHNLGYFDEDMTRIYIAQVVLALEYLHNHGIIHRDIKPDNLLISDEGKIKLTDFGLSRLTMERKPSFIDVMSTPSVLNKSEKAGSSFFRTPGQVMSLTSNFTFSLSAAKPINRSRLNNSCLGLQQHVNTTPISRDSQTLSCATPGGTPKGLGTKKRTQFCSKVSQRTFNVSDPPETPLVSTQKNVRNRSPEEENALPECKRARHSGLTSEIDALSLKLLSTDAGAPREPLREISTCTPQRPVEKRTIALSFPSQSNAPVASSPFSPDKSPMEYESPVLNQEKPTSPDREFLTPPNPSDCPSLTLRFDSPRARTGTIMEYLKGKEQSIPANRGSGCKPEGAVSNAPSLTRRLMNQEIPFTSGYVSETISEDESDIERESPAGVVKSGTRVFNSPVLKNGKLDTSGSSGFNETSPHNLIGAHVAPVFSRGVSEIISTPIKPIVPDEVMKTASENRGRLSFSERRESGVALLPPSPKVGATTGSRDRCYTIEFEDQQNVNDVDFGHEASDGNCSDHEVLFTRARNNSIAFQDVQVNTEQLEKGPSKIAQEFHMDVNSPVGTTESPMEVTFKSRASSKGTPVHMDVSQQWHHTSAPLMRTPFRTPKSCRRGKWCSPPKNRILGTPDYLAPEILLGHDHTPAVDWWSLGVCLYEFLTGVPPFNDDTPELVFNHIMQRELLWPEEEEALSENAVGAVESILTIHAEHRPGALEIQRLPFFSSLDWSSLHNHPPPFVPRPDDITDTTYFDARNTIQNLRMSSFSH
- the LOC136927509 gene encoding uncharacterized protein DDB_G0282077-like isoform X2, which gives rise to MIVIQDVMLTLFIPAFFASQLISPAGAFPLPLEEPTLIYANEADEGSAIITAGSGQGVESGSGREENVITIGEGSGAAETGSGGMSGLSSGQGSVAEQETIDRGGVANGIETGSGSGQKSGSGEESTNLEGTASGNSLDGQPGEEPTLGIISSEESGDLVGKGQENGTEGPSGEGGNGVSGESGNIESGSGVIDLGNGVWLGGGVSRIATSTPEKPTDEGELATSNIFQLLQALQEAYPYKTNK
- the LOC136927509 gene encoding uncharacterized protein DDB_G0282077-like isoform X1, giving the protein MIFKSNLNFAFRVSANQIKMTSAMFSAFQLTLFIPAFFASQLISPAGAFPLPLEEPTLIYANEADEGSAIITAGSGQGVESGSGREENVITIGEGSGAAETGSGGMSGLSSGQGSVAEQETIDRGGVANGIETGSGSGQKSGSGEESTNLEGTASGNSLDGQPGEEPTLGIISSEESGDLVGKGQENGTEGPSGEGGNGVSGESGNIESGSGVIDLGNGVWLGGGVSRIATSTPEKPTDEGELATSNIFQLLQALQEAYPYKTNK
- the LOC136927505 gene encoding serine/threonine-protein kinase greatwall-like isoform X1, with protein sequence MGEPSSEGRKSRHMHKPTCIDDFDVIKPISRGAFGQVFLARRRDKDQQFYAVKVVKKNDVVNKNMIEQVIAERDALAISKSPFIVNLFYSFQSKDKIFLVMEYLIGGDCKSLLHNLGYFDEDMTRIYIAQVVLALEYLHNHGIIHRDIKPDNLLISDEGKIKLTDFGLSRLTMERKPSFIDVMSTPSVLNKSEKAGSSFFRTPGQVMSLTSNFTFSLSAAKPINRSRLNNSCLGLQQHVNTTPISRDSQTLSCATPGGTPKGLGTKKRTQFCSKVSQRTFNVSDPPETPLVSTQKNVRNRSPEEENALPECKRARHSGLTSEIDALSLKLLSTDAGAPREPLREISTCTPQRPVEKRTIALSFPSQSNAPVASSPFSPDKSPMEYESPVLNQEKPTSPDREFLTPPNPSDCPSLTLRFDSPRARTGTIMEYLKGKEQSIPANRGSGCKPEGAVSNAPSLTRRLMNQEIPFTSGYVSETISEDESDIERESPAGVVKSGTRVFNSPVLKNGKLDTSGSSGFNETSPHNLIGAHVAPVFSRGVSEIISTPIKPIVPDEVMKTASENRGRLSFSERRESGVALLPPSPKVGATTGSRDRCYTIEFEDQQNVNDVDFGHEASDGNCSDHEVLFTRARNNSIAFQDVQVNTEQLEKGPSKIAQEFHMDVNSPVGTTESPMEVTFKSRASSKGTPVHMDVSQQWHHTSAPLMRTPFRTPKSCRRGKWCSPPKNRILGTPDYLAPEILLGHDHTPAVDWWSLGVCLYEFLTGVPPFNDDTPELVFNHIMQRELLWPEEEEALSENAVGAVESILTIHAEHRPGALEIQRLPFFSSLDWSSLHNHPPPFVPRPDDITDTTYFDARNTIQNLRMSSFSH